In Gimesia benthica, a single window of DNA contains:
- a CDS encoding Na-translocating system protein MpsC family protein: MTYSSLTITAKVAHTVHDFQRQRTGYTPKSVTVVLSDGMMVITLLEALTPAETILCQTEKGTVRLRDFHAELVRDSLGLLGAEIERIAGIPLQEVVVDIDSITGDIIHIYATGTPLQVFKLAGDLSVETLIESESHL; the protein is encoded by the coding sequence ATGACTTACTCCTCGCTCACCATTACAGCAAAAGTGGCACATACGGTCCATGATTTTCAACGGCAGCGTACAGGATATACTCCTAAATCTGTGACAGTAGTCCTCAGTGACGGAATGATGGTGATCACATTGCTCGAGGCCCTCACCCCGGCTGAGACCATTCTTTGCCAGACCGAGAAAGGAACTGTGCGCTTACGCGATTTTCATGCAGAACTGGTCCGAGACTCGCTCGGACTTTTGGGAGCGGAAATCGAGAGAATCGCTGGTATTCCCCTGCAAGAAGTTGTAGTAGACATCGATTCTATTACGGGAGATATCATCCATATTTATGCAACAGGAACACCACTGCAGGTATTTAAGCTCGCAGGTGATCTATCCGTGGAAACACTGATCGAAAGTGAAAGCCATCTATAA
- a CDS encoding spermidine synthase, with protein sequence MKPPFFEILAYEPTDLGMLCLRRRELLCEPGTIVTEVTLNHEFLMSSYLTASEKALSEIALQMHPGTGLQVLVGGLGLGYTASTALNSERVSQLEVVEFLPQVIDWLEQGLIPLSDQLTTDSRLSVIQNDIYQQLASPPQQMHDLILIDVDHSPDDNLDDTSGSFYTADGLQLAKRHLKEEGLLGVWSYAESSRFVDALHEVFREVHIEPVTVFNNLINEQQTDWLFFARD encoded by the coding sequence CCCACGGATCTCGGCATGTTGTGCTTGCGTCGTCGCGAGTTGTTATGCGAACCGGGAACCATCGTCACAGAAGTTACACTAAATCACGAATTCCTGATGAGCAGTTACCTGACGGCCTCCGAGAAGGCGCTGTCGGAAATCGCGTTGCAAATGCACCCAGGAACTGGCCTGCAGGTGCTGGTAGGAGGCCTCGGTCTGGGATATACTGCTTCGACAGCGCTGAACTCCGAGCGAGTTTCGCAATTAGAGGTGGTCGAGTTTCTGCCACAGGTGATCGACTGGCTGGAACAAGGCCTGATCCCACTGTCGGATCAACTGACCACAGACAGTCGTCTATCAGTCATACAAAATGACATCTATCAGCAACTTGCCAGTCCACCCCAGCAAATGCATGACCTGATCCTCATCGATGTGGATCATTCGCCTGATGATAATCTGGACGACACCAGCGGTAGTTTCTACACCGCCGATGGACTGCAGTTGGCGAAGCGCCATCTGAAAGAAGAAGGACTTCTCGGCGTCTGGTCGTACGCAGAGAGCTCGCGGTTTGTCGATGCGCTGCATGAGGTGTTTCGTGAAGTTCATATCGAACCCGTGACCGTTTTCAATAATTTGATCAACGAACAACAGACTGACTGGCTGTTTTTTGCTCGTGACTGA
- the floA gene encoding flotillin-like protein FloA (flotillin-like protein involved in membrane lipid rafts), with the protein MINFWFWLIAAAGTAALFFVGVRFSSLWLQAYVTGTHISLLSLIMMPLRKVDPRVIVQVKIMAVQAGLSNISTDAIEAQYLAGGDVRRIILALIAAHRAQIELDWDTAAAIDLAGRDILEAVQVSVNPKVIFCPEPKAGIQSTLDGVSKDGIQLNVRALVTVRTNLSNLIGGAAESTVIARVGEGIVSAIGACDFYQEALADPTLISRKVIAKGLDSQTSFTIISIDIASIHVGRNIGAQLRITQANADVNIARAEAEGRRALAVAREQEMLARTQENQALVVLAEAQIPLALADTYREGRLYSKPLQRPSSKQTMDQTKSSSQRIRSISTLMHYSWSQ; encoded by the coding sequence ATGATCAATTTCTGGTTTTGGCTGATCGCAGCCGCTGGCACAGCTGCCCTATTTTTCGTAGGTGTGAGATTTTCCTCGTTATGGCTGCAAGCGTATGTCACGGGGACCCACATTAGCCTGTTGTCACTCATTATGATGCCTCTCAGAAAAGTTGATCCGAGAGTCATTGTCCAGGTCAAAATCATGGCCGTTCAGGCAGGACTTTCCAATATCTCGACCGATGCAATTGAGGCCCAGTATCTGGCTGGGGGAGACGTACGCCGCATTATTCTTGCCCTGATTGCAGCTCATCGCGCTCAGATCGAGCTTGACTGGGATACCGCGGCTGCCATCGATCTGGCCGGGCGCGATATTCTGGAAGCAGTCCAGGTCAGCGTAAATCCCAAAGTCATATTTTGTCCTGAACCAAAGGCAGGCATCCAAAGTACTCTGGATGGTGTCTCCAAAGACGGCATTCAACTGAATGTTCGCGCGCTGGTGACCGTTAGGACTAATCTTTCGAACCTCATAGGCGGTGCCGCAGAATCAACCGTGATCGCGCGTGTGGGTGAGGGAATCGTTTCCGCAATCGGTGCCTGTGACTTCTATCAGGAAGCGCTGGCCGATCCGACATTAATTTCCCGAAAGGTAATCGCCAAAGGCCTGGACTCACAGACTTCGTTCACGATCATCTCCATCGATATTGCCTCGATTCACGTTGGCAGGAATATCGGGGCACAGCTGCGGATCACACAGGCAAATGCGGACGTCAACATTGCTCGAGCAGAAGCAGAAGGACGGCGGGCACTTGCTGTAGCGCGGGAACAGGAAATGCTGGCCCGGACACAAGAGAATCAGGCCCTGGTTGTTCTGGCAGAGGCACAAATTCCACTTGCTCTGGCTGATACGTACCGTGAAGGACGACTGTACTCAAAGCCCTTGCAGAGACCGAGTAGTAAACAGACCATGGATCAGACAAAAAGTTCCAGCCAGAGAATCAGATCGATTTCGACTCTAATGCATTACTCCTGGTCTCAGTAA